Within Ovis aries strain OAR_USU_Benz2616 breed Rambouillet chromosome 3, ARS-UI_Ramb_v3.0, whole genome shotgun sequence, the genomic segment GTTGATTTTTCTTTGGATTTTCATAGCCTGAGTTGATTTCTGGGGTTTAAGGGAAAAACACAGACTTTGGTATAAGACACCATGTCCTTGGGTTCAAATACGGGTTCTGTCACTTACTGATAAGTCTTAGACAAGTTATTTATTCTCTCTTGGTTTTTAATCCTTCACTAGTAATGAATTATTTTATAGGTTGTCTCTACCTATTAATTTCCCTAAGTTAAATGAATACTTGGCACAGAGCTTTGCATTTATAGAATGCTCAAGAACTGGTAGACTTACTATCATATCTTTATCATACGTAACTATTCATGTTATGTGTCTTGTATCTCCCTTGGTGTATAGTATGTTTTACATGTAGtaggtactcaacaaatgtttgatgAATCTCTGCTTTGTATGCATAGGCAGGTTGGGGTTTCTCTCCTATCCTGAAGGTACTCCTGGTGGAATAATCTCTTCCACTTCTCATTctagtttgaaaattcttctgTTCTGTAGTAACATCTTGAGCATTCCTGTTTGGTTTCCTCTCAGTCTTAAGACTTGTTCATCTTAAAAaacgtgtgaaagtgaaagtgaacgctaagttgtgtcccactctttgcaaccccatggactatacagtccatggaattctccagaccagagtactggagtgtgtagcctttcccttctcccagggatcttctcaacccaggtctcccgcattgcaggctgattctttaccagctgagcctcaaaaCATTTAGTAGTTGGTATAATATGCTACAAGGAGGTCCCCCTCCCTCCTAGCAGAAAAGCAAGGCAAAGGAAGTCTGCAAAAACAACCAGGGGTGTTAAATTACTCATGTTTATTTATAACAGACCTTCAGCCAGTACAGTACAAAACTTACAGTAGTATATCTCCGTTACACAAATATTTACTTacaatatattacatatacaaaATGCTTTGCAATAAGTCTCAAAAGCTAGTTTAACTCctcttgagaaaggagaaaaactctttaaaaaaaaaaaaaaggaaggggggccccagaggaagaggaggaggtgaaGGGGTAAGATCCAAGGAGACACCAAGCATAGGCTACAAATGAAAccctgggagagagagaagagaggtggTATTGCACTtacttctgtgttttattttttctttttgttctcataacttctgattaaaaatatatattatatatatatattatgtacacAAGGAAAGAAGCTGCCAGAAGTATTACAAAATCGCATCCGCAGCTTGGACACTGACACGAAAAAACAAAGGTCTGGAAAAGTGtctatttagaaatttttttgtgtggtgttgattttaaatatcaatataaaaGGAAAACACCTCTTTTCTCCATGTGGGTTTCaatgtgtgttttttctttttcttactttttttttttttatgcaaaAGGAGCTAGGAGAGAGCATGAGGATGTTTGAGGTTCCAGAGCTGGAAGGCTCTGGAAAGTAGGATTTTGTACCTAAGACCCTGGTTAAAGTGCAGTGATGGTCtggagagagacagagtgcccttctctcccctccttaGCACCTGGTCTTGCCCTTCCAGTCTCTGCTCTCATGGGCTCAGAGTATGGCCTCAGAGCATAGTCCTTCATGTTCCAGGAGGTTACAGGTGCCAAAACTGACGGGGAGGGGATGAGGCACCCCAAGGCTCTGATACCCCAGAAGGGACTAGTCCTTATGAGGTGTCACCAAATACACAGCAGACGCAGAAGAGGTGGTGAAGGCAGGTCTAATAGCAAGGGGCTCGATAACCAGGAGAGTTGAGGGAACCCCAGATATGAATCTCAACTCTGCTGCCATTCTGAAACAAGGAGCCGGTTCCCTGGGGGTGCTCTCAAGAAgactttccccttctccagagacCACTCTCCTCCCAAGTGGCTCCCTGATCCCCTGCCCTTGGCAGCATCTGTTTATTGCTACATTGTCAAGGAGAAACAATCAACCCACAGTGTCTCTCCCTGACAATCTGGTTCTCTTGGGGAGACCACATAGTgggggagaagaggagaaagaagtttTTAGGGTCTCCCTTCCCATAATAGGATAAGGTAGACTCTCTTAGAGCCCTTAAGAGCCCCAATCCCAGGGTCTGTCCCTTAGCCAACCCTTTACCATCCCCCTGAATTATCCCTGATAGGGAGTGAGAAAAGTAGGAGGCAAAAGAGCCAATAAGGAAAGGACAtgtggaaagaaaaatggaagggaagagaaaaggggggggagagagagagagagagagagagagagagagaaggaccaAGTGTTACAACTTGTGAGGTGTTCTGtttggtttttactttttaatctttaaatatagaaaaacaggcTTTGGTTTGAATCTCAAGGAAGCAGAGAGTGGGATGgctgtggccttgggcagggaACTCGTGTTGAAAGAGACCTCCACTCGGCGGTGGAGCAACCTCCTGCCCCCGTCTCACTGCCTAGGGTACCCAGATAGCCAGGGGTCTCTGCAGCAGACAGGAGAGTGCCCCTCCTGCCCTACATCTGGGAGCTGAGTGCCGAGGGGCAGCAAAGGCTGACTCTCCCAGTTCAGCTGTGTCCATCCCAGTCTTGCTGGCACAAGAGTGGAATGGGGAGAGGGGCGTATGCCCTTGCTCATCCTGGGGATAATTTTTGGTTATACTGAGAgttaggagagagaaaagagacattCTTTTCTCCCTGCCACTGATCCTAAGAACAGGGCCCAGGAGACCGGGGATGAGAGGGTGAATCCTGCTAGGGGGGAGAAGGCAGCATGACTTGGGGGCTGAGGATACCCCCTGTTATCAGGCAGCAACCCACCAGTTTCTCATAGGACAGGGACCTAGGAGCCCCCGAGAGCCCAAGTAGGTCACTAGAGTGAGGAAGTTTGAgaggtgggagagaaagagaggaatttTGACCCATTCCCTTCCCTGGTTCCCAGTTAGGCACCTGTGGCTCCACACGTGTCAGAGACAGAGGATTGCTGACCTAGCCTTGGCCCCTGAGAATATAAAGTTGGGGCATTCCAAGGAGAGAAAAACCACCACTGAGTAGACAGGCAGTTTGAAGAGAGTACAGCAGTGTTGGGGGTTGTtcgaggagaggagagagaaagatcaCACTGGAGAGGCAGATCCCGGATGTGGGCTTTGGGGAACTCTAATTCCTAGTGGGATGTCAAGAGGACCCTCAGTCCCAGGGTGCCTGGGGAGAATTTCTTCAGCCTCTCCTACTTCCAAATGAGGGATTTCTTCATTTGATCAGGAGTTGTGCAAGCTGCCTAAGGTGAGAGGGCACAAGAGGTATGGAGTACCAGGTTGAAGGGTCCCAGAGAGCAGAGGTAATGCCACAGAGCTAAGGTAGGAATAGAGAGAGCGATCAGCATCAAAAACGGAAGAATCAGATACGGCAAAAGATGAGGACCTAAATCAGGAAGCCCAAGGCCTCTTAGCACTAAGAGGAGCTTCCTACTCCTGGGGCTGTTGGAGAAAGCGCAAAGAGACAAATTAGGCCTAAAGTGGAAGGGGACTGGGCAGGAAGGTGGGAGTGTGGTAAGtgatataagttaaaaaaaaaaagaagcaagaaaaaactCAACAAATTGTATTAATAAATAACTCAGTGAGTATGGTGGgatgaaaggagaagagaaaaaggagaaagatgagCAAAAGACCTGTTTCATCACAACGCTTAGATCAGTCAGTGGGGAGGAGGAGCATGGGTGAGGACGGGTCAGGGTCAAGGGTGAAGTCAGGTAGCCAGTGGTGGGGGCTATACAACCCAACTCCTAGAGACATGGTGAGGATAGGGCTAGCCTCCGCAGGCAGGGCAGTGGAGTGGTGGACGGAGGTGGGGCAGGAGGTCACTGGCCCACCTTGTGCTCCCCCCGGACAATGTGGGAAGAGAACTCGTACCGGTCCTGGCTGTGGTGGCCACAGATGTTGCACTCGAAAGGGTCTCGGAAGCCGTGGCAGCCCATGTGGATGGTGAACATGACGTGGTCCAGGAAGAGGACGCGGCAGTGCTCGCACTTGAAGGCCTTCACTGGCTCGCCGCTCTCGCCCACTACCCGGAGCACTTCCTTGGATGGGCCTGGGGTGCCCCGCAGTAGCCCCTCCTGTGGCTTGGGGTCCTCTTTGGCGTAGGCAGGACTGGGCCGGCCCACCACGATggcaggaggaggctggggtggggggccctgAGGGAGTGACACCACCCCCCCAACTCGATCTTCGTGgttgctctctgtatctgtggaGTCCTGGCAGCCATTGCTGGGGGAGGCCCCAGGGTCAGTCAGGGGGCCTCGGGCCCGGTAGAGGAGGGGACCTCCATCAGCTAGATCCTCGGGCCCCTCACCTGCTTCCCGGGACCCCGGAAGCTCCAGTCGGCCAGGGAGGGGCTGCATTTGAGTGTAGACAGAGCTGATGACGGGCGTGAGTTCTGAGATGCAATTGGTGGGCGGGAGGCGGAGGGGACGCAGATGTTCGGCCCCCACGAAGGCCAGAGAACCTCCGAAGCCAGGCTCTAGGCTGTGGTGTGCCACCAGCTCCACATCCTTCTCGTAGCCGCCCGAGTTCACATCGTAGGGGAGGTCTGAGAGGCTGAAGCGCATCTGCTTCTCACCTGTGGAGAGAAGGGTCTCAGGAGGGCTGACTCTGGGTAAGTCCAAGCTCCCCTAGGattccttctttgttttctttccctggGGATGGGTGTAACATTATTCACCACCCCTCATTTACCTCCCACAAGGTCAGGTCCTCTGCGGGGCTGCTCCCCAACCCTGGGGTATAATCTTAGAGAAGGACTTGGTCCCAACCCACTGGTCTTGAAAACTTACTTCCTTCATTGCTCTCCATAAAGAGAGCTAATGGCCAGGGACCCCCATAAACACCTTTTCTCTCTGATTCAAAGGGCCCTTCTCTCAGTCCCCATAATCTGACTCAAAGGGCCCTTCTCTCAGCCCCCATGAACAGAAGTCCTTACCATTTTCAAAAACTGGAAAAGCCTGACCCTTAACCCTCTCTTCTTACAACCATCCTGAGAGCCCTCAACTCTGACCCATCTTCCCCCTTGTGAGGGATGTTCTCCTTCTTTACTCCCCGCCTCCCCCCCATTCTGGGGATACATTCTGAACACTAAGAGACCATCAGGCTGGTCTCTTCCACCCCAAGCAAATCTCCAGACCCAGTTGGTCTAACAGCCACCAGTGCTAAGATTTAGACAAGTGGTGCCTTCCAGTTGATGTCTCCTCTCCAATTGGACTCTTACCTACAAACTTCTGGGGGGTGGAACGCTTGCGTTTGGTGAGGCTGTTGGCCAAACGGTCAATGAAAGTTGGCCTCTCAGAGGATGAGTGCAGCATGGAGTCTGGCACCATCTCCAGGTCCCGTATCTCATCACCTGGTGggagggagcaggggtggggtggggagggcgcaACAGGCAGGAGCATCTGAGCAGGAGAAGCAGGGGCCCAGCTGCCTTTGCCTGGAGAAAACCCGCAGGTCGCAGGTCGGTAGCTGAGGAAGGTCATATCGGATGCCTGGGAAATGGCACTCTGCTTACTGCACCCCATCTAGAGCTTACTACAGCACATTTCCGGTGATGTGGGGACAATTACATGCATCTGACCCTTGACTGCATACCTCCtgcgtgctctctctctctcccattagACTGACAACATAGATGAAATCCTTCCTACCTCTGGATCTCCCTGCAGCACCCACCACAGGGCTCTGCACCAACTCGGGTGCTCAGCACATTTATTTATTCTGGAGATCCCATCCCTCTGTGAGGGTAGGTGCTGGGGTCGTCTCTGTCCTGCACTCCCTGATGGTCCTGCCTGCGGCCTCACCTGATTGGCCAACCAGAGCTTGGGCTTCAGTGCTGAGACTCTGCAGGTAGTTATGGCACCGCTCCTTGTGCTCCTCCAGGGTGCTCTGCTGTTTGTAGCTCCGGCCGCAGTAGTTGCACTTGTAGGGCTTGCCCACCGTAGGGGAGGAGACtgcagaggagagggaagagagggcatcagagtcACTGCTCGCTGGTGCTGCAGAATCATCCAGGAGCAGGTATGCATGGGAGTGAGGAGGAAGGGACGTGGCTCAGTTGAGCTCTCTGGCTCATCTTTCTTTCCCCAGCTTCAGTGGCCAGCGTGAACAGACGGTGGAACCTTGAAGAAGAAAGACAACGCACTgggatgggaggagagagggcaCATGGCTTTGGACTGTTGGTGGGCCTCAAGATGGCCACGTTGCTGTTCAAAGGAAGGAAGGACCCGGGGACTTTGCAGGGGATCATCCTTGGCAGGCAGGCTGGCCCCACCCCAGGATCTCAGAGTCTGGGGCCCAGACTGTGGTTTAACCTTTCCATGTGGCAGGCGGGTGTAAGGGCTGTTTGTCAGACAAGGGGATTTTTTTGCTTACGAACTATCTGCTTCAGTTTGGGGGAAACTGGTGGGCTGGGGTGACAGAAATGAGAGCCCTCAGCTctgccagggtggggaggggcatgTTCACTGAcctttacttatatttttacCTCCATCCCCGGCCTGGTTTTAactgctcagttttctttttcgCTACACTGAGATATACCAAGAGAGCCCCAGAAAAACCATCACTGATAGAGaaattctgagaaaagaaaaataaagaaaataaccagaggaaagtaaaggaagaaaacacCAATTTGGGGGGTcttcgttttttaaaaaaaaaaaaacaaaaaacaaagaagaggtTATAAAGATTTTGTTTCcggtgataaaaaaaaaaggttgggaaAACTGAGATCAACACTTCCTTTGAAAACAACTTGAGAGAGGATATTTGTGAAAGTATGTTGCCACTACTGAGCAGGGAGACAAGAGAGGGTATCTTCAGGAGGCTGGTAATTACTACTGGCCTCTGCCCCTACTGACACACGCCTAACCTGG encodes:
- the IKZF4 gene encoding zinc finger protein Eos isoform X3, which encodes MYSDEESSRLLGPDERLLEKDDSVIVEDSLSEPLGYCDGSGPEPHSPGGIRLPNGKLKCDVCGMVCIGPNVLMVHKRSHTGERPFHCNQCGASFTQKGNLLRHIKLHSGEKPFKCPFCNYACRRRDALTGHLRTHSVSSPTVGKPYKCNYCGRSYKQQSTLEEHKERCHNYLQSLSTEAQALVGQSGDEIRDLEMVPDSMLHSSSERPTFIDRLANSLTKRKRSTPQKFVGEKQMRFSLSDLPYDVNSGGYEKDVELVAHHSLEPGFGGSLAFVGAEHLRPLRLPPTNCISELTPVISSVYTQMQPLPGRLELPGSREAGEGPEDLADGGPLLYRARGPLTDPGASPSNGCQDSTDTESNHEDRVGGVVSLPQGPPPQPPPAIVVGRPSPAYAKEDPKPQEGLLRGTPGPSKEVLRVVGESGEPVKAFKCEHCRVLFLDHVMFTIHMGCHGFRDPFECNICGHHSQDRYEFSSHIVRGEHKVGQ
- the IKZF4 gene encoding zinc finger protein Eos isoform X1, with amino-acid sequence MHTPPALARRFQGGGRARTPGSHRQGKDNLERDPSGGCVPDFLPQAQDSNHFIMESLFCESSGDSSLEKEFLGAPVGPSVSTPNSQHSSPSRSLSANSIKVEMYSDEESSRLLGPDERLLEKDDSVIVEDSLSEPLGYCDGSGPEPHSPGGIRLPNGKLKCDVCGMVCIGPNVLMVHKRSHTGERPFHCNQCGASFTQKGNLLRHIKLHSGEKPFKCPFCNYACRRRDALTGHLRTHSVSSPTVGKPYKCNYCGRSYKQQSTLEEHKERCHNYLQSLSTEAQALVGQSGDEIRDLEMVPDSMLHSSSERPTFIDRLANSLTKRKRSTPQKFVGEKQMRFSLSDLPYDVNSGGYEKDVELVAHHSLEPGFGGSLAFVGAEHLRPLRLPPTNCISELTPVISSVYTQMQPLPGRLELPGSREAGEGPEDLADGGPLLYRARGPLTDPGASPSNGCQDSTDTESNHEDRVGGVVSLPQGPPPQPPPAIVVGRPSPAYAKEDPKPQEGLLRGTPGPSKEVLRVVGESGEPVKAFKCEHCRVLFLDHVMFTIHMGCHGFRDPFECNICGHHSQDRYEFSSHIVRGEHKVGQ
- the IKZF4 gene encoding zinc finger protein Eos isoform X2, whose product is MDIEDCNGRSYMSGSGDSSLEKEFLGAPVGPSVSTPNSQHSSPSRSLSANSIKVEMYSDEESSRLLGPDERLLEKDDSVIVEDSLSEPLGYCDGSGPEPHSPGGIRLPNGKLKCDVCGMVCIGPNVLMVHKRSHTGERPFHCNQCGASFTQKGNLLRHIKLHSGEKPFKCPFCNYACRRRDALTGHLRTHSVSSPTVGKPYKCNYCGRSYKQQSTLEEHKERCHNYLQSLSTEAQALVGQSGDEIRDLEMVPDSMLHSSSERPTFIDRLANSLTKRKRSTPQKFVGEKQMRFSLSDLPYDVNSGGYEKDVELVAHHSLEPGFGGSLAFVGAEHLRPLRLPPTNCISELTPVISSVYTQMQPLPGRLELPGSREAGEGPEDLADGGPLLYRARGPLTDPGASPSNGCQDSTDTESNHEDRVGGVVSLPQGPPPQPPPAIVVGRPSPAYAKEDPKPQEGLLRGTPGPSKEVLRVVGESGEPVKAFKCEHCRVLFLDHVMFTIHMGCHGFRDPFECNICGHHSQDRYEFSSHIVRGEHKVGQ